From Cydia splendana chromosome 25, ilCydSple1.2, whole genome shotgun sequence:
AAGTTTAGTTTCTTTAAAGCATAGGGAAAGTCTCGCCGGAAGATCAGAGGGTTTAGTCAAGTGATAATCATTTATAGTAAACagcaatcgaaacttaaatctcctttttcttcttcctcgcgttatctcgGTATTTTGCCaaagctcatgggagcctggggtccgctaacaacacaactaatcccaagaattgacgtaggcactattttttacgaaagcgactgccgttctgatcttccaacccagaggggaaactagaaTAGAATCTATAGAAATGATTACTTCATTTGTCGATCGCATCTATTATTCCAATACGTTTTCACTTTTCGATTAGCATTTACATCTTAGTGGCCCCAGTTATGTTAGAATACATTAATAGTACAAAATCCTCTGTAACTTTAACATTAACATAATAATAAGCCGAATACTGCTCCTCAAtcgttaaaatgtttttttttgcttttatttcCAGGCCAAGACGCGCTGTCGCACAACTCTTCCACAGACACGTTCAACTCCACCAACGACAACAACCTGCTGCTGTCGACGCCGCCGCCACAACACAACGGGAAGACGAACTTCAGCACTGGGTAAGTAACCGGTAAATTACCGGTTTTTCTCAACACTAGTGTCGTTCTTCTTGTTTCATAGGATGACTCGTTAGAGTCGCAAAAACTTTACAAATTAGatttatttagtaaaaaaaagcgCCTTATCctgtaaaaatgaaaaaaatatttatcgtATGGCGAAACAATATATGTTATCTTATATGGTATAGGATTTCGTTCCCATTAGAGTGGATTTTATAATTTACGATTATGTATTAATCAACTTATTGAAAACTCCTTAAACTCATGacaaatatgatgatgataagaTGTTGACAATTATGGTGGGCGGTTGTCGCCTACTAGACACTAAACAACAAATTGCATGTGTGTgagaaaaaaatgttcaaataaACGTTGTGTTCTTGGTTgttaaacaaaataatgaatcaaatataataatgtaatgaCACTACTTTTGCATCATATTTCAGTAAGCTCCTGGGCGATCTGTCGGGCAAGAACCCAGTCGTCGGCACCAAATTGGAAGGCCTACTGCTCAACTCTGACTCGGACAGTGGTAAGTAATACCCTCATAAGGCCCAAAGTCCTTTTAAAAGGACAAAATTAAATCGATTTTGAACTACTTAtaaaatggaataaaagaagcttcgaaattcaaaactgcatAAATGACTCTGGGTCTTAGGAGAATACTGTAGGTATCTTAATTCCCCTTCAGTATTTACTGCACTGTATACACAATTAAAACAGGTTTCGTAAAGAGTTTTAACAAATCGAAAATAACAGACCAAAGGCTAAAGAGTGTACGAAGGAAAACTACCAAATCCTAGCTTTTAATAAGTATTCAGATGATTCGCTTTGTTAAATGCTTAACATTGGATACTTTTGCATCGTAAGCAGTTCTGGAAGCTTTGACACCATGAAATATACCATGCAACAGAAAACTGTGTCGccaaaatgaattttatttaacatttaacatttttattattgtatgtatGCTGTGTGCCTTAGTTTcctaaaaataaatgataattcattgaatttatatgtatttgttaTGTTACAGATTTCGACCCACGCGCGTTCGAGGCGGAAACCGCACCACGCTACTCTACGCCACCCGATCAAGGCGTCACCACCACACCACCGCTGCGTAAGTACACCAACAGTTAAATGCAGTATATTTAACGCTATATTGTAAATGTTAAAGCTATAgtctatctttaggtatttgaataaaagtaaacaaacaatttgtacaatttcgggtagttataacatttattggctaaCCAACAATTActaaaccgcctggatcagtcactgaacgacctgactttaacctacattatgatcatgtaatgttttcatctaccctcaaatggctccttaagccagttgagggtagatgaaaagattttgttaacttttatttaaatacgtaaAGATACATAGTATagaacaagaaaagtctgcagagattttgatagcacacgcagtggcagtgttatttataagtttaacgtttaaaataacacctgcactgcgtgtgctctcAAAATCTCTGcacacttttcttggtctaaatctaGCTACAATGTGCGAAGTGCGTGAAGGGTGAAGTAAAAGATGACCACCACGATCATCATGGCATTTATGTGGCTTTCATGCTCATAGTCTAATAGCtgccaggctccaatttcaccacggtgacaggtgcgacaattgtaaaacatcactgttgctgacgtcacaagcatccatgggctacggttaccgcttaccatcgggcgggccgtattcctgtttgccaccatcattgttttattaaaaaaaactttataatatcggaaaaaaacagatatttctctttctaagtttatgacaattgtcacaagaaacactacaattgtcacgaaatttcgacatataactcattacctacaattcttctaaatcttgacaattgtcagaaacttcgcaaaagaaatatctgtttttttccgatataataaagcttttttttaataatacaatgatggtggcaaacaggaatacggcccgcccgatggtaagtggtaaccgtagcccatggatgcctgtgacgtcagcaacagtgattttacaattgtcgcacctgtcaccgtggtgaaattggggccaggtggGCGCCACTGTCGCACTCACAGCAGTCATGGCATACCTAAGTTGGCGATGGCGATGCTCATATTAAAAGGCTTGATCGTCGTCAGCTATAACTTCTAAGAGTTCCGTGCTCGGCCTGGCCTCGAGTATTGTGGCCTTAAGTTCTAGtaacttataatattatttcgTTTGTTTCAGTGGCGCCTCCACCAAAAGCGTCGAAACGCCAGAACACGCCCCAACAGCCCTCCCCGCAGCACCCCCAAACCCCCCAAACCCCCGTACAAAACGGCAGCGACCTCTTCGGCTCCACCCCCTTCGCTGCCTCCAACCAATACACCCCTCAACGAACCTCACCCTTCGCCACCGCAAAAACCAACCAACCCAACTACGACATTTCCGATTTTAACCTCCAAACATCGGTTTTTAACAACACTTCGTTCACGAACGGCCTGAGCGGGTACGACCCTATCGAGCAGAAGAACAATATCTTCGGCAACGGCTACGGAACCGCTTTCAATGGCTTCGGCAATCTCAGTGAGAAGCAGACGGTGGAGCTTGACAGCAGTTTCAACGGGTTCTTAGATAAAACTATTTCGGAGATGAAGGTAGGTGTTTAACTCTTCTGTTCTATTTTACGCGTGGTACTATTATTATAGGGTGGTATTCCTGCCCAaaatcttggtccaatgtcattgcgtctcactctctcattaagcaaaatgtgagacaaaataggtacacattggacaaagaaattggacagatggCATACCACCTTTAGAAAATAGTTGTCTCTTTAGtgattttttatcaagcagatacgtgTGCAGCAAGCGacactacatttttttaattaaaacaaaaccggacaagtgcgagcaggactcgcccaccgagggttccgtactttttagtatttgttgttatagcggcaacaaaaatacatcatctgtaaaaatttcaactacctagctatcacggttcatgagatacagcctggtgacagacggacggacggacggacggacagcggagtcttagtaatagggtcccgtttttaccctttgggtacggaaccctaaaaaatggaaCCATTCACCGCTTCGGGCAACACTCGAacttacgatttttttaaatagcacAGCGGTCCAATCCCTCTTAATCGACTGATGTACCGAAGTTTAGAACTGATGCGTCGGTAAGCTTAGCAGAAGCGTGCGAACTTTTCCATTCCTtcataagccccctccagactatgcgcgtgaatcgcgggcgaagccccgaacgcgagtgtggagtcgatttcgctgtctgcgaaaatcgactccacacttgcgttcgcggcttcgcccgcgattcacgcgcatagtctggagggggctttaaaGCAGCTAAGCGTATAAACAAAAAGGAAGCGGTGATTTAAATTTTTCCTTCACTTTAAAAGTTTATGTTTTTGGTGGTTAGTGCCGATAGTTTTAGTACTTATACGTTAAGTAGGTACTGCcatggtgttttttttattagaattttAACTAAACTAACGTCAGCAACAATGCCATTATCCAGGAATTAGTATACTAACTTACTACTGCGTTATCTCTCAACTTCCCTTGAAATTTGCTTTTATTAGGTTCTTTACATttgaaacatattttttttgccaTGCAACTCTGGGTTTAATACAGAAGACTTCATTTTAGGAATGATAGActtagaaataaaattattaagttgttttattaaagaatatttagtattttaatttgttttctaCAGCTCTGCGAATGGTGAGTTGTAgctataacattttttttcttagtaatCAATTAATATCATGTATTTTAACAAATATGTTGTTCTTGGGATTCTAACAGTGATAAGATGGTgcaaaaatgtgtcaacccacattcattttgcaataaaatgtcaactgtcaatgtcaaatgtcaattttttgagttgacatcttattgcaaaattaatgtgggttgacacatttttgctaaacaccatatGTATGTCATTATCTACCGCTATAATCACAAAAATGCCCGACTGGTAGGCCTAACTTGTAATTATGTAGTAGTAGTTGGTATACTTATGTGTACTACTTAAGTCATTAATTGTAATGTAAGTGTATTTCGTTATATGTGGTTATATAAGTCAATGGGTGCTTTTATAAGTACTTTACCATGTTTACAATCTTATGTAGGTCCTCTGCTTTAGTGTGACAATAAATCGTGTCACTGCCATAGACTGCTACGGTGAAGCATTAGCGTccaatatatttaatgtaagaAAATGTTGGATTATTCATAAATGtttcttattgttttttttttgttttcaggaTGGGTTCAGCAGAGGGATCACCTTTGGAAACGATGATTTTTCAATAGATAACTTTGACCCATTGAAGAAGAATTGAGTTTTACCGTTAagacataaataaaatagatgAAATTATAGTTAATGAAAATATTGCTTTCATCCACACAAACTAAATGTAATTAATGCAAGATTacgagaaaaaaatattaattttattttataggcgTTGCGTGGATTTAAACGATGTTTGCAAATTGTACGAAATTTTATAGTTCTGTATTGCCATGTTATGGTATAAATTTATCTTTCATTGTAATTGGCAACAATAttatatatttcaataaaatcCTATTTAATATTATTCTTATATCAGTAATATATTTTCTAAAAAAGAATCTCAAAAAACCGGTAATGTATCAAGACATTGctatgtttataaaaaaaatgttaggtataaaTTTTGGTGATATATTTTAGATTGTACGCGGATATATACGCTCAATGTCATTCCAAAAGTGCCTTACATTACGATAACTTTTTCAAGTAATTAATTAtacaaataattattaacatTTTCTCTTGATTCGTAACGCGTGTGGTTTCACCaataaattttgaattaaaatatattttggtaGAAATTGATGCTTTAGCTGTGAAGTCAGTATTGTAAATCGATGGTAAGTTTCAAAATTACCCAGTTCGAATTAAATTTGAAGATCGCCTCAAATTATTCTGTGATAATTCTTTTCAAAGTTGAGGGACTTcaaaatgtatattatatatttaaaatcgaCCAAACATGACTGAATTTTATTGGAGGGAATTATATCATCTCATCGCTTGTAACcagatgtaaataaataatataatttaaggtcgtttatatacattttattagtGTACGGATGACATTGTAGCTTTTAAGGGTCAACATTCCATgaacttttaaaatattattgaatTATGTTACTATTTTACTCttgattatttacaaaatatttttatgaatagtTGTATATAATGTGCCCGTAATAAACTGTTGTATCGCCTTGTCTCGTTAGTAGAAtattatattaagtacctattgtttACACTAATGTAATGTTAAGGCCAAAAGAATACATattgtgtatttttaataataaaatttacgtTTATATTATTCTGTTTCATTAATTGCTTATTTCATAAAATGATAAGTACAGTGTAGGAGTAAACCTTTCTCACGCGAGAAACAAAAAATAGTGTTACTGTTAAGTTCTCTTCTCCctagcagtggcgtagctaggcatCGGTGAACGAAGCGGCCCCTCGCCCACGGTCTCGGCCTTAACTGTGTGGGACACACACAGATTCTGTGGGGACACATGAAAGAAAAAGGCCTATAAATATTTAAGCCACAATTAAGTTTTGACTCTTTGTTAATTTGACAAAGTTCAATTTAAGCTAGCATTTTTTTGAAACCCAGTCGTCAAGAGGTTAATCAagatatagtctgtcaaaccaaatttgtcactaaataagaacaaaaaaccgggcaagtgcgagtcggacttgcgcacgaagggttccgtaccataatgcaaaaaacggcaaaaaaaaaacggtcacccatccaagtactgaccccgcccgacgttgcttaacttcggtcaaaaatcacgtttgttgtaaaggatccccacttaaatctttattttattctgtttttagtatttgttgttatagcggcaacagaaatacatcatctgtgaaaatttcaactgtctagctatcacggttcgtgagatacagtctggtgacagacggacggacggacggacagacagcggagtcttagtaatagggtcccgttttaccctttgggtacggaaccctaaaataatagggtcccgttttaccctttgggtatggaccCTAAAAAAAACCCCTAAAAAAAccatactcatccttttcttttggtcgctagtactagtgtaagacaaagatagtatgattctctgtatctatgtttgaaatgagacagtcctttgactacattgacatagatatctagggactggccttacgggcaagaataatgaggcatgacaggggccagtacagcggtgtgacaccggtacaacgcgattggttgatgacttcgcatcacgcgcgcgattggttgatgagttagCATCAcacgcgctattggtcgcaactagttgcgttagactgcacgattggctggaattcgtgagtcacaccgctaaaactagtaccatttttagtgcacgtaaggccagtccatagatatatacgttaatgTTTGACTAACTGTATCATGTCATATGCAGGAGACGCTATTTTTGTCGGAAATTCCACGGCCACGTTCCCGGCTCGATTCGAAATTAATGCTCACATGtcctcattttttttatattaatttcaaaGTAAAATCCCAATGAATTTCATTATTATAaacactgacttaatattagaaatagacacacagagcggaacaaaaacgtcaacaaaatgtgggtcagaatgacagtagcggcaaatttgcattgatgataaaaacgcttacgtaaattttgagtcaagataaatgttttgtacggaaaagaacttactgtcgtaagcattaagtgtcaaatttgttaacattagtaccaacactgttaaaactttaagtccgatggcactaaacgtaacttcacctttgtatttacgtcaaacaacgtcaaatgagaataatgaacgaatggagtcactttggtacattttaataggtattactgtacagaaaaaccaaagtaataaatgaatcaatttaatttgatcgggagttcaaataaaattatttcatggtaacaacccgtttaagttacataaaacaaatttatttttaataagtaagtatatataggtacgtctttaaatactattttccttgaaataaattcaacttattaaataactgtgtattttagatctacataatcttcgcactttcgttctttgcaatatagtgcacggggatattcaggtcgctactggtactgattggttatggtctttatcaagaaattcctgtggttgtcactgtgttcagataggtttaacatttacagttagtcgatgtaagcccttattggtcgtgtatatgtcggaaacagggaaatgcgccgaacacacaagtgccgttttgccttgtttaaaactgcatcacccctatctcttgctataatagcagtac
This genomic window contains:
- the LOC134802741 gene encoding PTB domain-containing adapter protein ced-6 isoform X2 yields the protein MSTLLFWQGKGKSNGAPNGRNWIHAPDALVKGHVAYLVKFLGCTTVDQPKGIEVVKEAIKKLQFTQQLKKSETKDAAKCRKVEITISVDGVAIQEPRSNNIMYQFPLHRISYCADDKGAKKYFSFIAKHGGEANGHVEKHECFVFISTKLASEITLTIGQAFDLAYRRFMNDNGKYIEMQKLSLQNKKLELQMNTYKNRLQELSKITYKDDLSAYLARNNLSDIAEFKAPADLDKQIASLTLANGFSAMNGTKTPEGNSNGQDALSHNSSTDTFNSTNDNNLLLSTPPPQHNGKTNFSTGKLLGDLSGKNPVVGTKLEGLLLNSDSDSDFDPRAFEAETAPRYSTPPDQGVTTTPPLLAPPPKASKRQNTPQQPSPQHPQTPQTPVQNGSDLFGSTPFAASNQYTPQRTSPFATAKTNQPNYDISDFNLQTSVFNNTSFTNGLSGYDPIEQKNNIFGNGYGTAFNGFGNLSEKQTVELDSSFNGFLDKTISEMKDGFSRGITFGNDDFSIDNFDPLKKN